The Triplophysa rosa linkage group LG25, Trosa_1v2, whole genome shotgun sequence genome window below encodes:
- the LOC130548679 gene encoding cortexin-1-like, translating into MSDASTLDYELLSSGPSFLGVPSSPPHGVDTEQRTGFAFVGLLMLFLIFLLVRCFRILLDPYSRMPASSWTDHKDGFERGQFDYALV; encoded by the coding sequence ATGAGCGATGCTTCCACGCTGGACTATGAGCTGCTTTCTTCGGGGCCTTCTTTCTTAGGGGTCCCCAGCAGCCCACCTCATGGCGTGGACACCGAACAAAGGACAGGCTTCGCTTTCGTAGGCCTCCTGATGCTCTTTTTGATTTTTCTGTTGGTGCGATGCTTCCGCATTCTGCTGGATCCGTACAGCCGTATGCCCGCTTCATCCTGGACAGACCACAAGGACGGATTCGAGAGGGGCCAGTTCGACTACGCCCTGGTGTAA